One part of the Candidatus Methylacidithermus pantelleriae genome encodes these proteins:
- a CDS encoding YgaP-like transmembrane domain has protein sequence MKMENIIRVLAGTLVLLSLALSLWLSRWWLLLALFVALNLIQSAFTGFCLAEKILRRLGLGSEGTCSGQRTEACS, from the coding sequence ATGAAGATGGAGAATATCATCCGAGTATTAGCCGGCACTCTCGTTCTTCTATCACTGGCTTTGTCTCTCTGGCTGAGTCGCTGGTGGCTTCTTTTGGCCCTTTTTGTCGCTTTGAACCTGATCCAATCCGCCTTTACGGGATTTTGTTTGGCGGAAAAGATTCTCCGGCGGCTTGGGCTTGGTTCAGAAGGAACGTGTTCAGGACAAAGGACCGAAGCGTGTTCTTAG